Proteins co-encoded in one Zootoca vivipara chromosome 3, rZooViv1.1, whole genome shotgun sequence genomic window:
- the SDC1 gene encoding syndecan-1, which yields MAKAVSAARLLCALVFCSQALSAQPADISFPPEDMDSSGDDYDSFSGSGAGHPATFDKVSLQGSTNMSSLPESTTDLEYKQPEVQQTDSPTEDYPGGPVSQTSIPLVPLMDLVTDSTAVATEYELDSFTEQGTTRSPVITTRIPATHHISTVRTTTSQISSTHFIEAEVYQDVHQGSSTDDATPALDFVPTSERSLDTASPTTIPSGDQNEIPSLPDDGVILIDDGSGSKDDFSIELQGENSVLGVGPQPGDKTIDTETKNAKSAGAAQGIMDRKEVLGGVIAGGLVGLLFAGFLVGFMLYRMKKKDEGSYSLDEPKQSNGGYQKPQKQEEFYA from the exons CAACCAGCAGACATCAGTTTCCCACCTGAAGACATGGATTCATCTGGTGATGATTATGACTCTTTTTCTGGTTCTGGAGCAG GCCATCCTGCAACCTTCGATAAAGTTTCACTACAAGGAAGCACAAATATGTCGTCGTTGCCCGAATCCACAACTGACTTGGAATACAAGCAGCCTGAGGTACAGCAAACAGACAGCCCTACAGAAGACTATCCAGGAGGACCTGTATCCCAAACAAGCATACCTTTAGTCCCACTGATGGATCTGGTGACCGACAGTACAGCAGTAGCTACAGAATATGAGCTGGACTCATTTACTGAACAAGGAACAACAAGGTCTCCAGTCATAACGACTAGAATCCCTGCGACTCATCACATTTCCACAGTCAGAACCACAACGTCGCAAATTTCTAGCACACACTTCATTGAGGCAGAAGTCTACCAAGATGTCCATCAAGGATCTAGCACTGATGATGCAACACCTGCTTTGGACTTTGTGCCGACTAGTGAGAGAAGTCTGGATACTGCAAGTCCCACTACAATACCCTCTGGTGACCAGAATGAAATCCCTTCTCTGCCCGATGACGGAGTCATCCTAATTGATGATGGTTCTGGAAGTAAG GATGACTTTTCAATTGAGCTACAAGGAGAAAATTCAGTACTAGGAGTGGGACCTCAGCCCGGTGATAAAACAATAGATACAGAAACAAAGAATGCAAAATCTGCAGGAGCCGCCCAAGGAATAATGGACAGGAAAGAAGTTCTAGGAG GGGTCATCGCTGGTGGACTAGTAGGTCTGCTGTTTGCTGGATTCCTAGTTGGGTTCATGCTGTACAGAATGAAGAAAAAAGATGAAGGAAGCTACTCACTGGATGAGCCAAAACAGTCAAATGGAGGCTATCAGAAACCACAGAAACAAGAAGAATTCTACGCATGA